A single window of Nicotiana sylvestris chromosome 3, ASM39365v2, whole genome shotgun sequence DNA harbors:
- the LOC104234388 gene encoding pentatricopeptide repeat-containing protein At2g29760, chloroplastic-like, translating to MEFTSARLLFFHYPLPSPPILIWNLIIRTYCKLQNSSESFSLFRLLLNLDPLIRVHPDEYTFTFIVTSCAHQRSIVHGKIVHGLVVKNGLESNLYVGNSLINMYAVFKITDDAYKVFDKMTERDVFSWTSLVCGYANNGEMDQACEIFYKMPQRNDVSWAVIISGFAGNGRYMEVLVCLNEMFCAVEDKVRPNEAVLVCALSACANLGALEQGNWIHAYIMRNDILCSSNISTALIDMYAKCGRIDCARLIFNRIPRPDVHNFTSMISGLSYHGLGEDSLTVFNMMLDKKVNPNEVTIIGVLNACSHSGLVEEGSSIFYNMETLWGLKPQIEHYGCYVDLLGRAGYLEKALEVVKSMQIKPDIVIWRALLSACRIHRNIFLGNSIIDFIKQLNSAGPSGSEVLLSNLYASLGNWEKVSEVRKAMGQRKTQSDIGCSWIEVNGVVHEFRVADKLHPQILEVLDKLNELWIVLS from the coding sequence ATGGAATTCACCTCAGCAAGACTTTTGTTCTTTCACTATCCCCTGCCTTCACCCCCCATTCTAATATGGAATCTGATTATCAGAACCTATTGCAAACTCCAAAATTCTTCAGAAAGTTTCAGTCTTTTTCGCCTACTCTTGAATTTAGATCCCCTGATTCGGGTTCATCCAGACGAGTATACTTTcactttcattgttacatcatgTGCCCACCAAAGATCAATTGTACACGGAAAAATTGTTCATGGGTTAGTGGTGAAAAATGGGCTGGAATCAAACTTATATGTGGGGAATTCATTGATTAATATGTATGCGGTTTTCAAGATTACAGATGATGCTTACaaagtttttgataaaatgaCTGAAAGAGATGTGTTCTCTTGGACTAGTTTGGTGTGTGGGTATGCAAATAATGGTGAGATGGATCAAGCTTGTGAAATCTTTTATAAAATGCCACAGCGGAATGATGTTTCTTGGGCTGTTATCATATCGGGTTTTGCTGGAAACGGGAGGTACATGGAGGTACTTGTCTGTTTAAATGAGATGTTTTGTGCCGTTGAAGATAAGGTAAGGCCTAATGAGGCTGTACTTGTTTGTGCTCTATCTGCCTGTGCTAATCTTGGGGCCTTAGAACAGGGAAATTGGATTCATGCTTATATTATGAGAAATGATATTCTTTGTAGTTCAAATATTTCTACTGCTCTTATTGACATGTATGCGAAATGTGGGAGAATAGACTGTGCTAGATTGATTTTCAATAGAATTCCAAGACCTGATGTACACAATTTCACAAGTATGATCTCAGGGTTATCATATCACGGGCTTGGTGAGGATTCCTTAACCGTGTTTAACATGATGTTAGATAAAAAAGTTAATCCAAATGAAGTAACTATTATAGGGGTGCTTAACGCCTGTAGCCATTCAGGTCTGGTAGAAGAGGGTTCTTCAATCTTCTATAACATGGAGACCTTATGGGGACTTAAGCCTCAGATTGAACACTATGGCTGTTATGTTGATTTACTTGGCCGTGCTGGATACTTGGAAAAGGCACTTGAAGTTGTCAAGAGCATGCAGATAAAACCTGATATAGTCATATGGAGGGCTTTGCTCAGTGCCTGTAGAATTCATCGCAATATTTTCCTTGGTAACAGCATTATAGATTTTATAAAGCAGCTTAACTCTGCTGGACCTAGTGGAAGTGAGGTACTGCTCTCTAATCTGTATGCATCTCTAGGCAACTGGGAGAAAGTTTCTGAAGTGAGGAAAGCAATGGGTCAGAGAAAGACCCAATCAGACATCGGATGTAGTTGGATCGAGGTGAATGGTGTTGTTCACGAGTTTCGTGTTGCTGATAAGTTACACCCACAGATTTTGGAAGTTCTGGACAAATTAAACGAACTATGGATAGTGCTCTCCTAG